In Blastopirellula sp. J2-11, a single genomic region encodes these proteins:
- a CDS encoding DUF6580 family putative transport protein, whose amino-acid sequence MKKETVERLLLVLSLISIGVALRWMLCSYPNVAPTAALAMFAGYKLSSVRWALMVPIWITTLSDVLIGGYAWPVMLTVYVALALPVFLGVAVRRFQPKMDSWLGKLTSGLLLGGASVCGSVLFFVISNFAVWASTAAGFGLPMYDASWSGLVECYAAALPFFRYTLTGDACFNGAIFGAYALGCLLVASPQKEKAAAARMSNV is encoded by the coding sequence ATGAAAAAAGAAACCGTTGAACGATTGTTGCTAGTCCTGTCGCTAATCTCGATCGGCGTCGCTTTGCGCTGGATGCTCTGCAGCTATCCCAACGTCGCACCGACGGCCGCTTTGGCGATGTTCGCAGGCTATAAGCTCTCAAGCGTCCGCTGGGCGTTGATGGTTCCGATCTGGATCACCACGCTAAGTGACGTCTTGATCGGCGGCTATGCATGGCCGGTGATGTTGACGGTTTACGTCGCGCTGGCGTTGCCGGTGTTTCTGGGAGTCGCCGTCCGCCGTTTCCAACCGAAAATGGACAGCTGGCTCGGCAAACTAACCAGCGGTCTGCTGCTTGGCGGCGCTTCGGTCTGCGGCTCGGTTCTGTTCTTCGTGATTAGCAACTTCGCCGTCTGGGCGTCGACGGCGGCCGGATTCGGCCTGCCGATGTATGACGCAAGTTGGAGCGGCCTGGTCGAGTGCTACGCCGCCGCGCTCCCCTTCTTCCGCTACACGCTGACCGGGGACGCTTGTTTCAACGGCGCAATCTTTGGCGCATACGCGCTTGGCTGCTTGCTGGTCGCTTCGCCGCAAAAAGAGAAAGCGGCCGCCGCTAGAATGTCTAATGTCTAA
- a CDS encoding DUF4430 domain-containing protein — protein sequence MISRRLFFSLGIALAGLAGTSYSAEPEKTVEVVIDFGDGSEIHYTQIPWKKAENVFTATQTASQHPRGFELQARGSDETRFVFSIADVKNEGNGRNWIFRVNDKLATRSCELVEIAPDDVVLWRFQRYE from the coding sequence ATGATCTCACGGCGTCTATTTTTCAGCCTCGGTATCGCACTAGCCGGACTCGCGGGCACTTCCTACTCGGCAGAACCCGAAAAAACGGTCGAAGTCGTGATTGATTTTGGCGACGGCAGCGAAATTCACTACACGCAGATACCCTGGAAGAAGGCGGAAAACGTCTTCACCGCAACCCAAACGGCCAGTCAACACCCGCGTGGTTTTGAGTTGCAAGCCCGCGGATCGGACGAAACGCGGTTCGTTTTTTCGATCGCTGACGTTAAAAACGAGGGAAATGGCCGGAATTGGATTTTCCGCGTCAACGACAAATTGGCGACACGTAGTTGCGAACTGGTCGAAATCGCCCCAGATGACGTCGTCTTGTGGCGTTTTCAGCGGTACGAATAA